A genomic segment from Propionibacteriaceae bacterium ZF39 encodes:
- a CDS encoding putative cobaltochelatase, giving the protein MTSFPFSAVVGSDDMALALLLTTVSPEVGGVLVRGEKGTAKSTMVRALTELLPEQAVIADCRFGCAPDAADPNCPDGPHDSGAVTTRPARLVELPVGATEDRVTGSLDLEQALGTGVARFSPGLLAQANRGILYVDEVNLLHDHLVDLLLDAAAMGRSTVERDGVSVSHAARIVLVGTMNPEEGELRPQLLDRFGLTVEVAAPRDPALRAEVVRRRLAFDADPETFTRRFAAEQADLGARIVAAREMLPSVVLTDWALSKIATVCAGFEVDGMRADIVTARAASAHAAWSGRTQVTRADIRAAARLALPHRRRRNPFDAPGLDEDLLDRLLGDDEPPEDDPSPDTSPSPDPDQPDTDVDAPDHPGEASDPDVAHDQGADTPEATAEQRPDPTDSAQDSELEDDDADAFPRERPDQPAAPAPTGVSGVSDPFRVRLFTAHGVGRGASGRRSRALTERGRTVGTRPRAEGAIHLPATIRAAAPHQTARGRTDRLLLTPSDLRRSVTEGREANLLLFCVDASGSMAARKRMASVKTAVLSLLLDAYQRRDRIGLVCFRGGDAELVLPPTSSVEIAAARLAELPHGGRTPLAEGLWRAAETLRLEKIRDPRRRPLLVVITDGRATGRTGDPGASPLTRAHRVADLIREQHIPALVIDCESGRFRMGLAAELAARLGAQHVALEDLGADALLRAVGRGEAA; this is encoded by the coding sequence GTGACGTCTTTCCCCTTCTCAGCGGTCGTCGGCTCCGACGACATGGCGCTCGCACTCCTCCTCACCACCGTCTCCCCGGAGGTCGGCGGGGTGCTGGTGCGGGGCGAGAAGGGGACGGCCAAATCGACCATGGTCCGCGCCCTCACCGAGCTGCTGCCGGAGCAGGCCGTGATCGCCGACTGCCGGTTCGGCTGCGCCCCGGACGCCGCTGATCCGAACTGCCCCGACGGCCCCCATGACTCGGGCGCGGTCACCACGCGGCCCGCCCGACTCGTCGAGCTCCCCGTGGGCGCAACCGAGGACCGGGTCACCGGGTCGCTCGATCTGGAGCAGGCCCTGGGCACCGGCGTGGCGCGGTTCTCCCCCGGTCTGCTCGCCCAGGCCAACCGCGGGATCCTCTATGTCGATGAGGTCAACCTGCTCCACGATCATCTGGTCGACCTCCTGCTCGACGCCGCCGCGATGGGCCGCTCGACCGTCGAGCGGGACGGCGTCTCCGTCTCCCACGCGGCCCGCATCGTCCTCGTCGGCACCATGAACCCCGAGGAGGGCGAGCTCCGCCCCCAGCTGCTCGACCGGTTCGGGCTGACGGTCGAGGTCGCGGCGCCGCGGGACCCGGCGCTCCGCGCCGAAGTCGTACGCCGAAGGCTCGCTTTCGATGCCGATCCGGAGACGTTCACCCGGAGGTTCGCGGCCGAACAGGCCGATCTCGGGGCGCGGATCGTGGCCGCGCGGGAGATGCTGCCGTCCGTCGTGCTGACCGATTGGGCGCTGTCGAAGATCGCGACGGTCTGCGCCGGGTTCGAGGTCGACGGCATGCGGGCCGACATCGTGACCGCGCGAGCCGCGTCGGCCCATGCGGCCTGGTCGGGGCGTACGCAGGTGACCCGCGCCGACATCCGCGCCGCCGCCCGGCTCGCCCTGCCCCACCGGCGTCGCCGGAACCCGTTCGATGCTCCGGGGCTGGATGAGGACCTGCTCGATCGCCTGCTCGGCGACGACGAACCGCCGGAGGACGACCCTTCGCCCGACACCTCCCCGTCGCCGGATCCGGACCAGCCGGACACCGATGTCGATGCCCCGGATCACCCGGGCGAGGCCTCCGATCCCGATGTCGCTCACGATCAGGGGGCCGACACCCCGGAGGCGACCGCGGAGCAGCGACCGGACCCCACCGACTCCGCCCAGGACTCGGAACTCGAGGACGACGACGCCGACGCGTTCCCGCGGGAACGTCCCGACCAGCCGGCCGCCCCCGCCCCGACCGGCGTTAGCGGGGTCTCGGACCCGTTTCGGGTACGCCTGTTCACCGCGCACGGGGTGGGCCGCGGCGCTTCTGGTCGGCGCAGCCGCGCGCTGACCGAACGCGGCCGCACAGTCGGCACCCGCCCCCGGGCCGAAGGAGCCATCCATCTCCCCGCGACCATCCGGGCCGCCGCGCCGCACCAGACCGCGCGGGGTCGCACCGATCGCCTGCTCCTCACCCCCTCCGATTTGCGCCGCTCGGTGACCGAGGGCCGCGAGGCCAATCTGCTGCTGTTCTGCGTGGATGCGTCCGGCTCGATGGCCGCGCGCAAGCGCATGGCATCCGTCAAGACCGCCGTCCTGTCGCTGCTGCTCGATGCCTATCAGCGCCGGGATCGGATCGGTCTCGTCTGCTTCCGCGGCGGTGATGCCGAACTGGTCCTGCCACCGACATCGTCGGTCGAGATCGCCGCGGCCCGGTTGGCCGAACTCCCGCACGGTGGGCGTACCCCTCTGGCCGAAGGCCTCTGGCGCGCAGCCGAAACCCTGCGGCTGGAGAAGATCCGCGATCCCCGTCGCCGGCCTTTGCTCGTCGTGATCACCGACGGGCGTGCCACGGGCCGCACGGGCGATCCCGGCGCCTCCCCTCTCACCCGCGCCCACCGAGTGGCCGACCTGATCCGGGAGCAGCACATTCCGGCCCTCGTAATCGACTGCGAGAGCGGCCGGTTCCGGATGGGGCTGGCGGCCGAACTCGCCGCCCGCCTCGGCGCACAGCATGTCGCCCTCGAGGACCTCGGCGCCGACGCGCTCCTGCGGGCCGTCGGCCGGGGCGAGGCCGCCTGA
- the cbiE gene encoding precorrin-6y C5,15-methyltransferase (decarboxylating) subunit CbiE, with protein MIAVVGMGADGPASCSVEGRRAIAEADIILGGRRHLDLVDGLARAEVIEWPSPLRAGLPGLLERYAGRRVVALASGDPLVAGIATTLIELLGPDRVVVHPAVSSVALARARLGWAADTCEVVRLGGRGPGGVDRVRRLLAPGRRVLVLSADETSPRAVARVCIDAGFPEAHLTILGHLGGETETRSSALATEVAEAEQDHPRLNIVAVECGVEKGPSSRPQAASSGRVGDAESVVEERGTSVSKPRPVSGLLAPGLPDEAFEHDGQLTKRHLRACALAVLQSTPGELLWDLGAGAGSIGIEWARLHRDNRVVAVERDSTRAERIVRNAARLGVPDLDVRTGAALALIDDLPDPDAIFVGGGASTELLDRCWARLGPHGRLVVHSVTLETEALLIERHAALGGELVQLAVATAQALGSYRGWSPARPVVQWAVLKEI; from the coding sequence GTGATTGCCGTAGTGGGAATGGGCGCGGATGGGCCGGCGAGCTGTTCGGTCGAGGGGCGCAGGGCCATCGCCGAGGCGGACATCATTCTCGGTGGGCGGCGACATTTGGACCTCGTAGACGGGCTGGCGCGAGCCGAGGTGATCGAGTGGCCGAGCCCGCTGCGGGCCGGTTTGCCGGGCCTGCTCGAGCGGTACGCCGGTCGGCGCGTCGTTGCGCTGGCGAGCGGCGATCCACTGGTGGCCGGCATTGCGACGACACTCATCGAGCTGCTGGGCCCCGATCGGGTGGTCGTGCACCCCGCCGTGTCGTCGGTCGCCCTCGCGCGCGCCCGGTTGGGCTGGGCCGCCGACACGTGTGAGGTCGTCCGGCTGGGTGGGCGGGGGCCGGGTGGCGTGGATCGGGTACGCCGACTCCTCGCTCCCGGACGCCGCGTGCTCGTCCTGTCCGCCGATGAGACCTCCCCCCGGGCTGTTGCCCGGGTATGTATCGACGCCGGGTTCCCGGAGGCGCACCTCACGATCCTGGGCCACTTGGGTGGTGAGACCGAGACCCGGTCGTCAGCCTTGGCCACCGAGGTGGCGGAGGCCGAGCAGGATCACCCTCGGCTGAACATCGTGGCCGTGGAGTGTGGGGTTGAGAAAGGCCCTTCGAGCCGGCCGCAGGCGGCCTCTTCAGGACGCGTGGGGGACGCAGAATCGGTGGTTGAGGAGCGAGGGACGAGCGTCTCGAAACCACGCCCCGTCAGCGGGCTCCTCGCGCCGGGGCTCCCCGACGAGGCGTTCGAGCACGACGGCCAGCTGACCAAGCGGCACCTCCGCGCGTGTGCGCTGGCCGTCCTGCAATCGACCCCGGGTGAGCTGCTCTGGGACCTGGGTGCGGGGGCCGGTTCGATCGGCATCGAGTGGGCTCGTCTGCATCGGGACAATCGGGTGGTCGCGGTGGAACGCGACTCCACCCGCGCCGAGCGCATCGTGCGGAATGCCGCGCGGCTGGGCGTACCCGATCTCGACGTCCGCACCGGCGCCGCCCTCGCCCTCATCGACGACCTGCCCGACCCCGACGCGATCTTCGTCGGCGGCGGCGCGAGCACAGAACTGCTGGATCGCTGTTGGGCCCGTCTCGGTCCGCACGGTCGGCTCGTCGTGCACAGCGTCACGCTCGAGACCGAGGCCCTGCTCATCGAGCGGCACGCCGCGCTCGGCGGTGAGCTCGTGCAGTTGGCGGTGGCGACGGCGCAGGCGCTGGGGAGCTACCGTGGCTGGTCGCCCGCCCGGCCGGTCGTGCAGTGGGCAGTTTTGAAGGAGATCTGA
- a CDS encoding nucleotidyltransferase domain-containing protein — protein sequence MRTLTPDFDPETVAEIDARLADAVAEHDVTIPWAIESGSRAWGFPSPDSDYDCRFLYVRSRNAYLSPWRPRDVIETPLTEVLDVNGWDLIKAVQLAVKGNATVAEWLRSPLVYAGVPAFAETLLTLVSEVADVHTIRRHYLHVGRTAWGRAEPDARGHVPLKKVFYSLRPAAVLRWLREHGTAVPPMHLPTLFEQAPPRTACAGWSTI from the coding sequence ATGCGCACGTTGACCCCTGACTTCGACCCGGAGACGGTCGCCGAGATCGATGCCCGGCTGGCCGATGCCGTCGCCGAACACGATGTGACCATCCCGTGGGCGATCGAATCCGGCAGCCGCGCGTGGGGATTTCCGTCACCCGACAGCGACTACGACTGCCGCTTCCTCTATGTCCGCAGCCGGAATGCGTACCTCAGTCCCTGGCGCCCCCGCGATGTCATCGAGACGCCGCTGACGGAGGTGCTGGACGTCAACGGGTGGGACCTGATCAAGGCCGTCCAGCTCGCGGTGAAGGGCAATGCGACGGTGGCGGAGTGGCTGCGGTCCCCGCTGGTGTACGCCGGAGTCCCCGCTTTCGCCGAGACACTGCTCACCCTGGTGTCCGAGGTGGCCGACGTGCACACGATCCGCCGGCACTATCTGCACGTGGGCCGGACCGCCTGGGGTCGCGCGGAGCCCGACGCCCGTGGTCACGTCCCGCTCAAGAAGGTCTTCTATTCGCTGCGTCCTGCAGCCGTCCTGCGCTGGCTCCGCGAGCACGGCACCGCCGTGCCGCCCATGCATCTTCCGACACTGTTCGAGCAGGCACCGCCGCGGACAGCGTGCGCGGGGTGGTCGACGATCTGA
- a CDS encoding energy-coupling factor ABC transporter substrate-binding protein, translating to MSEITTERQKTGRSLFAPLALVVALIALWVIPMLVAPRVGEEHFVGTDAQATEMVEDTGYQPWFAPVFSPSGEVESGLFALQAALGASVLFYVIGYFHGRSRTERALGRTSSEDD from the coding sequence ATGTCTGAGATCACCACCGAACGCCAGAAGACCGGCCGCAGCCTTTTCGCTCCGCTCGCCCTGGTCGTGGCACTCATCGCCCTGTGGGTGATCCCGATGCTGGTCGCTCCGAGGGTCGGCGAGGAACACTTCGTCGGCACCGATGCCCAGGCCACCGAGATGGTCGAGGACACGGGATATCAGCCCTGGTTCGCACCGGTGTTCTCCCCCAGCGGTGAGGTCGAATCGGGCCTGTTCGCGCTGCAGGCCGCGCTGGGTGCCAGCGTACTTTTCTATGTCATCGGCTATTTCCACGGGCGCAGTCGCACCGAGCGGGCGCTGGGGCGTACGTCGTCGGAAGACGACTGA
- a CDS encoding cobyrinate a,c-diamide synthase, giving the protein MARLPRVVIGAPASGHGKTTLASGLMAALRARGRSVAPAKVGPDYIDPGYHSLATGRPGRNLDPVLCGEDRIVPLLLHGAAGADLAIIEGVMGLFDGQFNTDGFGSTAHVAKLTRSPVVLVVDISHTSRTVAAWVHGLATFDPAVRIAGVILNKAGSQRHADEAVRAMQETGVPVLGVLTRDSGIIAPSRHLGLVPVAERAEAAGEIDRLVELLAAEIDLDHLIAIAESAPPLDGHAWDPVAEVTHVQGEPLIAVAGGRAFTFRYPENTELLTAAGCRIVEFDPLTDAALPQKTAGILLGGGFPEVYAESLAANASLSADLAARVRAGTPTVAECAGLLYLARTLDEHAMAGVLPAEAAMHAKLTLGYRTAIAPADTLLAAAGTRAKGHEFHRTRIDPAAGDAPAWLLDGRPDGFGGASMHASYLHLHWAGFPDMARRFAAAAADYSVRISPEGAQ; this is encoded by the coding sequence ATGGCCCGGCTCCCCCGTGTCGTCATCGGGGCTCCGGCCTCGGGGCACGGCAAGACCACCCTCGCGTCGGGCCTGATGGCAGCGCTCCGGGCCCGGGGCCGGTCGGTGGCACCGGCGAAGGTGGGGCCGGACTACATCGATCCGGGGTACCACTCCCTCGCCACCGGTCGCCCCGGCCGCAACCTCGATCCCGTGCTGTGCGGTGAAGACCGGATCGTCCCGCTGCTGCTCCACGGCGCGGCGGGTGCCGATCTCGCGATCATCGAGGGCGTAATGGGCCTGTTCGACGGGCAGTTCAATACCGACGGCTTCGGGTCCACCGCGCACGTCGCGAAGCTGACCCGCTCACCGGTGGTGCTCGTCGTCGACATCTCCCACACCTCCCGCACGGTGGCTGCCTGGGTCCATGGCCTCGCCACCTTCGACCCCGCCGTCCGCATCGCCGGGGTCATCCTCAACAAGGCCGGCTCGCAGCGGCATGCCGACGAAGCGGTCCGGGCCATGCAGGAGACCGGCGTACCCGTCCTCGGCGTCCTCACCCGCGATTCCGGCATCATCGCCCCGTCGCGCCACCTCGGCCTCGTCCCCGTCGCCGAACGCGCCGAGGCCGCCGGCGAGATCGACCGCTTGGTCGAGCTGCTCGCCGCCGAGATCGACCTCGACCACCTGATCGCGATCGCCGAATCCGCACCCCCGCTCGACGGGCACGCCTGGGACCCCGTGGCCGAGGTCACGCATGTCCAGGGCGAGCCCCTCATCGCGGTCGCCGGCGGCCGGGCCTTCACATTCCGGTATCCCGAGAACACCGAACTCCTCACCGCCGCCGGCTGCCGGATCGTGGAGTTCGACCCGCTCACCGATGCCGCGCTGCCCCAGAAGACCGCGGGGATCCTGCTGGGAGGCGGGTTCCCCGAGGTGTACGCCGAGTCGCTCGCCGCGAACGCATCCCTCTCGGCGGACCTCGCGGCCCGGGTGAGGGCAGGCACGCCCACCGTCGCCGAATGCGCCGGTCTCCTCTATCTCGCGCGCACCCTCGACGAACACGCCATGGCCGGCGTACTCCCCGCCGAGGCCGCCATGCATGCCAAACTCACCCTGGGCTATCGCACCGCCATCGCCCCTGCCGACACCCTCCTCGCGGCTGCGGGCACGCGAGCGAAGGGCCACGAGTTCCATCGGACCCGCATCGATCCCGCCGCCGGGGACGCTCCGGCCTGGCTGCTCGATGGGCGGCCGGACGGGTTCGGCGGGGCGTCGATGCATGCTTCGTACCTCCACCTGCATTGGGCCGGGTTTCCGGACATGGCCCGCCGATTCGCTGCGGCGGCGGCAGACTATTCGGTGCGCATTTCCCCGGAAGGAGCGCAATGA
- the cbiQ gene encoding cobalt ECF transporter T component CbiQ, which produces MAGLVVDRAAWSSPWRDRAVGDKALLCLGLLAVAVAAPGWVVPVVVLVACSVLALGPARVRPALWFGVLAAPAAFLLTAAGSIALVLGGQGGFITVTPESLARAGTVLARGAAGTSAVLLLACTTPMVEVIAGLQGLRVPEPLLDIAALTYRLLFVLADVAVTVRRAQADRLGHDGFRRSLRSTGLLAAAVLVRSWDRANRLTEGLAGRGFEGSLRTLPRPLRHSRRFVGLTLLGLGLLVAVAVGLWVLSWG; this is translated from the coding sequence GTGGCCGGCCTCGTCGTCGACCGGGCGGCGTGGTCGAGTCCCTGGCGGGACCGGGCGGTCGGCGACAAGGCGCTGCTGTGCCTGGGGCTGTTGGCCGTCGCGGTGGCCGCTCCGGGCTGGGTCGTCCCGGTCGTGGTGCTGGTGGCGTGCTCGGTCCTGGCCCTGGGCCCCGCGCGCGTACGCCCGGCGCTCTGGTTCGGTGTCCTCGCTGCCCCTGCGGCCTTCCTGTTGACGGCCGCGGGGTCGATCGCATTGGTGCTCGGGGGTCAGGGCGGGTTCATCACGGTCACTCCCGAGTCGCTGGCCCGCGCCGGGACCGTCCTGGCCCGGGGAGCGGCCGGCACGTCGGCCGTGCTGCTGCTGGCCTGCACGACCCCCATGGTCGAGGTGATCGCGGGGCTGCAGGGGCTACGGGTTCCCGAGCCGCTCCTCGACATCGCCGCCCTGACCTATCGGTTGCTGTTCGTGCTGGCGGACGTCGCCGTGACCGTACGCCGCGCCCAGGCGGACCGGCTCGGCCACGACGGCTTCCGCAGGTCGTTGCGGTCGACGGGGTTGCTGGCCGCGGCCGTGCTCGTGCGGTCGTGGGACCGGGCGAATCGGCTGACCGAGGGTCTGGCCGGGCGGGGGTTCGAGGGATCGTTGCGTACGCTTCCCCGGCCCCTGCGGCATTCCCGGAGGTTTGTCGGGCTGACGCTGCTCGGACTGGGGCTCCTGGTGGCCGTCGCGGTCGGTCTGTGGGTGCTCTCATGGGGGTGA
- the cobA gene encoding uroporphyrinogen-III C-methyltransferase, whose amino-acid sequence MTAPTRSEGLVTLVGGGPGDPGLLTTAGLQALQEADVIVFDRLAPLSLLQDLSARLIDVGKIPHGQQTAQEMINELLITEARKGQHVVRFKGGDSFVFGRGSEEWQACAEAGIRVEIVPGVSSSIAAPELAGIPVTHRGLVQGFTVVSGHVGPDDPRSTLNWEALAQTNTTLVILMGVANLPMITKTLLRHGMAADMPAAVIADAGLVSQRVVRGPVADIADQAKDAGITPPAVTVIGQVAGLELG is encoded by the coding sequence CTGACCGCGCCGACGCGCTCGGAAGGGCTCGTGACGCTCGTCGGCGGGGGGCCCGGCGACCCGGGGCTGCTGACGACCGCCGGGCTGCAGGCGCTGCAGGAGGCGGACGTGATCGTGTTCGATCGACTGGCTCCCCTGTCGTTGTTGCAGGACCTGTCGGCCCGACTGATCGACGTGGGCAAGATTCCCCACGGGCAGCAGACCGCGCAGGAAATGATCAACGAGCTCCTCATCACCGAGGCCCGCAAGGGCCAGCACGTGGTGCGGTTCAAGGGCGGTGACTCGTTCGTCTTCGGCCGCGGCAGCGAGGAATGGCAGGCGTGTGCGGAGGCAGGCATCCGGGTCGAGATCGTGCCCGGGGTGTCGTCATCGATCGCCGCCCCCGAGTTGGCCGGCATTCCGGTCACCCACCGGGGGCTCGTGCAGGGCTTCACCGTCGTCTCGGGCCATGTCGGCCCCGACGATCCTCGCAGCACGCTCAACTGGGAGGCGCTGGCGCAGACCAACACGACGCTGGTCATCCTCATGGGCGTCGCCAACCTGCCGATGATCACCAAGACGCTGCTGCGTCACGGCATGGCCGCTGATATGCCGGCCGCTGTGATCGCCGATGCGGGGCTGGTCAGCCAGCGCGTGGTGCGCGGTCCGGTCGCAGATATCGCCGACCAGGCCAAGGATGCGGGCATCACCCCACCCGCCGTGACCGTCATCGGGCAGGTCGCCGGCCTCGAACTGGGCTGA
- the cobM gene encoding precorrin-4 C(11)-methyltransferase, which produces MTVHFIGAGPGAADLITLRAANLIAASPVCIYAGTYLDADVLSHCPDGAELIDSQHLNLDDLIAVMTRAHAEGKEVARLCSGDPSIYSAIAEQTRRLDAAGVPWDVCPGVPAYAAAAALIGRELTVPEVAQSVVLTRAQRDSTKMPSTEALENFAATRATLVLHLAIRRTRELAGRLEPFYGADCPVVVVANASQPSQQILRGAIADIGQQVEDAGLTQAAVILVGEALRAEEFVESHLYSSQQQPASRAGVVPGVEDRQHVVD; this is translated from the coding sequence ATGACGGTGCATTTCATCGGTGCCGGGCCCGGCGCCGCCGACCTGATCACCCTGCGGGCCGCGAACCTGATCGCAGCCAGCCCGGTGTGCATCTATGCCGGGACGTACCTCGATGCCGACGTCCTGTCGCACTGTCCCGACGGTGCGGAACTCATCGACTCCCAGCACCTCAACCTCGACGACCTCATCGCCGTGATGACTCGCGCGCACGCCGAGGGCAAGGAGGTGGCCCGACTGTGCTCGGGTGACCCGTCGATCTATTCGGCGATCGCCGAACAGACCCGCCGGCTCGACGCTGCCGGTGTGCCGTGGGATGTGTGCCCCGGCGTCCCGGCGTACGCCGCAGCGGCCGCGCTGATCGGCCGCGAACTCACCGTCCCCGAAGTGGCGCAGTCGGTGGTGCTGACGCGCGCCCAGCGGGACTCGACGAAGATGCCGTCGACCGAGGCCCTGGAGAATTTCGCGGCAACGCGCGCGACGCTGGTCCTGCACCTCGCGATCCGGCGGACGCGGGAGCTCGCCGGGCGGCTTGAGCCGTTCTATGGCGCCGACTGCCCCGTGGTCGTCGTCGCCAATGCCAGCCAGCCGAGCCAGCAGATCCTGCGCGGCGCCATCGCCGACATCGGTCAACAGGTCGAGGACGCCGGGCTCACCCAGGCGGCGGTCATCCTGGTCGGGGAGGCGCTGCGGGCAGAGGAGTTCGTCGAATCCCATCTGTATTCCTCGCAGCAGCAACCCGCGTCACGCGCCGGAGTCGTCCCCGGCGTCGAGGATCGCCAGCACGTCGTCGATTGA
- the bluB gene encoding 5,6-dimethylbenzimidazole synthase: MGASSGSSPRSDWARPVPTVGDPSAAAARAADPRGWAFDPADIDALDRILRARRDIRRFRPDPVPEEVVTEILAAAHAAPSVGHSQPWRFIVITDPSIRDHAAHLADRMRLEQAYQLTPDRGRRLLDLKLEGLREAPVGIVVACDRRTPAAGVLGRATFPDTDLWSCACAIENMWLTARAHGVGMGWVTLFDPADLASLLGLPDGVETLGWLCLGWPDERPPEPGLQRHAWSAKQSLEDVVLRDRWPAEDAPAAPASHLRAPSPDRLVGATDEADRLLTPPESLGVLDRALNRILAVGPAPVGGTLVLAAADHPVAELGVSAFPVSNTAEVFRAAVAGQSLGAASALTAGLEVVAVDAGVTGGPHEGARSEIPQDPRGNLRDADAMSIADTERLLAAGRRIGRESDGLVVLGEIGIGNTTVASALASALTGVDPGETVGLGAGSDAAILATKTDVVRRALARTGLGPESDPVTVLAGLGGPEFAILAGVTLGAVEAGRPVVLDGLATSVSALVATRLEPGVQAYLVAGQVSRERAHELVLRRLGLEPLLQLRMRAGEGVGGCLAASLILQAAQARARTGRTG; the protein is encoded by the coding sequence CTGGGTGCGAGCTCGGGATCTTCGCCGCGCTCCGACTGGGCGCGGCCGGTGCCGACGGTGGGTGACCCGTCCGCGGCCGCGGCCCGAGCGGCCGACCCGCGCGGGTGGGCGTTCGACCCGGCCGACATCGATGCGCTCGATCGGATCCTGCGTGCGCGGCGGGACATCCGGCGGTTCCGGCCGGACCCGGTGCCCGAAGAGGTCGTGACGGAGATCCTGGCGGCGGCGCATGCGGCACCGTCGGTCGGGCACTCCCAGCCCTGGCGCTTCATCGTCATCACCGATCCGTCGATCCGCGACCACGCCGCGCACCTTGCCGACCGGATGCGACTCGAGCAGGCCTATCAGCTGACCCCGGACCGTGGCCGGCGTCTCCTCGATCTCAAACTGGAGGGTCTGCGGGAGGCGCCGGTCGGAATCGTGGTGGCGTGTGATCGACGTACGCCGGCGGCCGGGGTGCTGGGGCGGGCGACATTCCCGGACACGGATCTGTGGTCGTGCGCCTGTGCGATCGAGAACATGTGGCTGACTGCCCGGGCCCACGGGGTGGGGATGGGTTGGGTGACCCTGTTCGACCCGGCTGACCTGGCCTCCCTGCTCGGGTTGCCCGATGGAGTGGAGACACTCGGTTGGCTGTGCCTGGGTTGGCCCGACGAGCGACCGCCCGAGCCGGGGTTGCAGCGCCATGCCTGGTCGGCGAAGCAATCACTGGAAGATGTGGTCCTGCGCGACCGCTGGCCCGCGGAGGATGCCCCGGCGGCGCCCGCCTCCCACCTGCGGGCGCCGTCGCCGGACCGGCTGGTGGGCGCGACCGATGAGGCGGATCGGCTGTTGACGCCGCCCGAATCGCTGGGCGTGCTCGACCGGGCTCTCAACCGCATCCTGGCGGTCGGGCCCGCGCCTGTCGGCGGCACGTTGGTGCTCGCGGCCGCCGACCATCCTGTTGCAGAGCTGGGGGTAAGCGCCTTCCCGGTGTCGAACACCGCCGAGGTGTTCCGGGCGGCGGTTGCCGGGCAGTCCCTGGGCGCCGCCAGCGCATTGACAGCCGGTCTTGAGGTTGTCGCCGTCGACGCCGGTGTGACGGGCGGACCGCACGAGGGCGCGCGGAGCGAGATTCCGCAGGATCCACGCGGCAACCTCCGGGATGCCGATGCCATGTCGATCGCGGACACCGAGCGGCTGCTCGCTGCCGGGCGGCGGATCGGTCGCGAGTCCGACGGGCTGGTCGTGCTCGGGGAGATCGGTATCGGCAACACCACGGTCGCGTCCGCCCTGGCGAGTGCCCTCACCGGGGTCGACCCGGGCGAGACGGTCGGGCTGGGAGCCGGTTCCGATGCCGCGATCCTGGCCACCAAGACCGACGTGGTCCGGCGGGCGCTCGCGCGGACGGGGCTCGGGCCCGAGTCCGACCCCGTGACGGTGCTGGCCGGGCTGGGTGGGCCGGAGTTCGCCATCCTCGCTGGGGTGACCCTGGGAGCGGTCGAAGCCGGTCGACCGGTGGTCCTCGATGGGCTGGCCACGTCGGTGTCGGCCCTGGTCGCCACGCGGCTGGAGCCGGGTGTGCAGGCCTATCTGGTCGCCGGGCAGGTCAGCCGCGAACGCGCGCATGAGCTCGTGTTGCGCCGACTGGGCCTGGAGCCACTGCTGCAGCTGCGGATGCGCGCGGGCGAAGGCGTGGGTGGCTGCCTCGCTGCCAGCCTGATCCTGCAGGCGGCCCAGGCGCGAGCCCGGACGGGCCGGACGGGATAG
- a CDS encoding ATP-binding cassette domain-containing protein gives MRVQLDGVSAGYGEHRVLTGVSLDLAEPRIALLGANGSGKSTLLRVLSGTHVPESGLVQVDGQPLRHDRKGLRRHRQRVQLVLQDPDDQLFSSDVTRDVSFGPMNLDLPEAEVRARVEEALGVLSITHLADRPTHQLSYGERKRVALAGAVAMRPAVLLLDEPTAGLDPEGVREALGVLERLVAAGTSLVLATHDVDFALAWADRVIVLAPDEVVSGDPVTLLGDVALLERARLQRPWPLELHARLAVRGLVPPGLRPRSIDDVLAILDAGDDSGA, from the coding sequence ATGAGGGTGCAGCTCGACGGTGTGAGCGCCGGCTATGGCGAGCACCGGGTGCTCACGGGGGTGAGCCTGGATCTAGCAGAGCCACGGATCGCATTGCTCGGAGCGAACGGATCGGGCAAATCGACCCTCCTCCGGGTGCTGTCGGGGACGCACGTCCCAGAGTCGGGTCTGGTGCAGGTCGACGGTCAGCCGCTGCGGCATGACCGCAAGGGCCTGCGACGGCATCGGCAGCGGGTGCAACTCGTGCTGCAGGATCCCGACGATCAGTTGTTCTCATCAGATGTCACAAGGGACGTCTCGTTCGGTCCGATGAACCTGGATCTGCCCGAGGCGGAGGTCCGGGCGCGGGTCGAGGAGGCCCTGGGCGTCCTCTCTATCACGCACCTGGCCGACCGGCCGACGCACCAGCTGTCCTATGGCGAGCGCAAGCGCGTGGCTCTGGCCGGGGCGGTGGCGATGCGGCCGGCGGTCCTGCTGCTCGACGAGCCCACCGCCGGGCTCGATCCGGAGGGTGTCCGGGAGGCGCTGGGCGTGCTCGAACGGCTGGTGGCCGCGGGCACGTCACTGGTTCTCGCCACGCACGATGTCGACTTCGCTCTGGCGTGGGCCGATCGTGTGATCGTGCTCGCCCCGGACGAGGTCGTGAGCGGCGACCCTGTCACCCTGCTCGGAGATGTCGCGCTGCTCGAACGTGCCCGTCTGCAGCGACCCTGGCCGCTCGAACTGCATGCCCGACTGGCCGTGAGAGGACTCGTGCCTCCGGGCCTGCGGCCGCGGTCAATCGACGACGTGCTGGCGATCCTCGACGCCGGGGACGACTCCGGCGCGTGA